From one Mytilus trossulus isolate FHL-02 chromosome 10, PNRI_Mtr1.1.1.hap1, whole genome shotgun sequence genomic stretch:
- the LOC134687012 gene encoding uncharacterized protein LOC134687012: protein MWYLLITVIALCHGYPYNDHHEFSCKENTEHAKVGPQGSKSPYVLSIEKGNTHVLLVTIHSLTDLPFKWFTIQSSSMSNLHSHFTFVGDSGALHKNCKEGKAEYKRTLHWTTQDEMKEDIKFTASVWYNSTTYWSDINTVFQSQAVLPPNPSCGKTIRCLSNCSADDCDYIVGWLQQDNETVTIKIQTKVTPGTISNSYAALGLSTNQSMPGSSIIMCLNTNGKMSAELGYTNGHKYSKISDTKGMLQYVSGETNGDIFQCEIKRNIVSTDDMIFDLRKNWYLLFAHGNVSNGIPVHHDFRTASNTTVEFIGPFEVRDFIKPDPWCGKAKGCFMNCTDTECDYIISWTHDSQTITYDIQTKVKTGTSFNSWAAIGLSTNQEMDGSSIMMCMSDFGLMRTELGFTAGHTYSKIDDVKYSLTFLNGSTDGNIFRCRMKRDIPSTNEKIFDLRDNWYLLFAHGSLSKGFPQHHEYKTTTMRPMNFLAPLSGNHFTSKQYSTDMIPPDPACGKTKGCLTNCTNTDCQYIVSWTRDQETVTFEMQSKVEPGTIMNSYAAIGLSSNQSMAGSSIMMCLVNGGKMSAEYGYTTGHSYAKLDDIQHTPTLINGSTDGNIFRCTIQRDINLSTDKIFSLRNEWFLLFAQGNVTKGIPLHHTNRTASNSRIDFLASFRTASYETRNDEKVLFTSLYDVNVPVEPDQVFRDLMSDSLCSTSKNCFTNCKGAGCSYVVTWLADGADMVFNITAKVESGTGNMAWIGIGFSSNGKMIGSSFLMCLNINGNFKGEYGNSPQQYEDYAPLKNISLPIIESSADGDVLYCSVRRPITSHNNNIFDLTKPWYLLIAHGSIRNRRGLQIKPTMHTFRDLSNNSVTFLTVQKNKNIPVKINPDSECGLSKSCFHDCNATDCHYLVSWTSDLNDMTFNITARVTGVQAYESWVALGFSPDGAMPNSSFIMCKNGKGTFYGQYGYSSQYTQFFGIDNVTLQISDSSVNGDIVQCTMKRPLIFNSDKIFNLTEEWHILFSYGDVTLNPNGEPTANYHKFRIGSTFLTDFQKISNIPTTMAPSTDTTAANSPDKITLDPECGKTKGCFPTCSGSSCSSLVTWQKNGDYILFEIAEEISLTIDNRWIAIGFSGNQLMGNTSVIMCQHKNGNVSFDLGYNNGYSFQTLAENMSSKMISNASLTVSGKVMRCTLRRTINSADPQVFDLNNEWFILMANGPINNGNPGHHEVDPKSTASKENFINITRVTTAGPTTSPESTSPSTQVTTHSPDKITLDPECGKTKGCFPTCSGLSCSSLVTWQKNGDYVLFEIAEEISLTTDNRWIAIGFSGDQEMGATSVIMCEHKTSGDTFVMGYNDGYTFKTLTVNGKSSLIKDPSLTVTGNIMRCSLQRAINSTDPQVYDLNSQWYVLMGNGPITSGTPERHEHPPKVTSSKVNLQGFSKEEGGVQTSAVIKIHGCLMIIAWILFSSIGIILARHFKKHWSDSSCMKQKIWFQIHRTCMVLAVLLTLVGFILILVHTKGYRELTEIGDKSYVNYHPILGIVVFSLALLNPIIAMFRCAPDHEHRPLFNWFHSIVGTSAHIVGAITVGFGVNISKANVDSTANYILIEYAIAFVVIEFFLARLSQQPNTPDKNVFNLSASEKEKQNESGAMKFVLFLHVIAMTTSCAMLVYLVLQA, encoded by the exons gGCATCTGTGTGGTATAATTCTACAACTTATTGGTCTGACATCAACACTGTATTCCAG TCTCAAGCTGTACTTCCACCCAATCCTTCATGTGGAAAAACAATTCGATGTTTATCCAACTGTTCAGCAGATGATTGTGACTACATTGTCGGCTGGTTACAACAAGACAATGAAACAGTAACCATCAAAATACAAACCAAGGTCACACCAGGAACAATTAGCAATTCATATGCAGCACTTGGTCTGTCAACAAATCAGTCAATG CCTGGGTCCAGTATAATAATGTGCTTGAATACAAATGGGAAGATGTCAGCTGAATTAGGATACACAAACGGTCATAAATACTCAAAAATAAGTGAT ACAAAAGGAATGCTTCAGTATGTGTCTGGAGAAACAAATGGAGATATCTTTCAGTGTGAAATAAAGAGAAACATTGTATCCACAGATGACATGATATTTGATCTCAGGAAAAATTGGTACCTACTGTTTGCTCATGGAAATGTCAGTAATG GTATTCCAGTTCACCATGATTTTAGAACAGCAAGCAACACTACAGTTGAATTTATTGGACCATTTGAG GTCAGGGATTTCATTAAACCAGATCCATGGTGTGGTAAAGCCAAGGGCTGCTTTATGAATTGCACAGACACAGAATGTGATTACATCATCAGCTGGACTCATGATTCACAAACTATAACATATGATATACAAACCAAAGTAAAGACGGGTACTTCTTTCAATTCATGGGCTGCCATTGGGTTATCAACAAATCAAGAAATG GACGGAAGTAGTATTATGATGTGTATGTCAGACTTTGGATTAATGAGAACAGAACTTGGATTTACAGCTGGTCATACCTATTCTAAAATTGATGAT gTGAAATATTCTCTAACTTTTCTCAATGGAAGTACTGATGGAAATATTTTCCGATGCAGAATGAAGAGAGACATTCCATCAACTAATGAGAAAATCTTTGATTTAAGGGATAATTGGTATCTTCTTTTTGCCCATGGATCCCTGAGTAAAG gttttccCCAACATCATGAGTATAAGACTACAACAATGAGACCAATGAACTTTCTTGCACCACTTTCAGGAAACCACTTCACATCTAAACAGTAT TCAACAGATATGATTCCACCAGATCCTGCATGTGGTAAGACAAAGGGTTGTCTAACCAACTGTACAAACACAGATTGTCAATATATTGTCAGCTGGACACGTGATCAAGAAACTGTCACTTTTGAAATGCAGAGTAAAGTAGAACCAGGAACTATAATGAACTCCTATGCTGCTATTGGACTATcatcaaatcaatcaatg GCAGGTTCTAGTATAATGATGTGTTTAGTTAATGGAGGAAAGATGTCAGCTGAGTATGGATATACAACTGGTCACTCATATGCAAAACTTGATGAT ATACAGCATACACCAACTTTGATAAATGGTAGCACTGATGGTAATATATTCCGTTGCACAATACAGAGAGACATAAATTTATCaacagataaaatatttagtCTTAGGAATGAATGGTTCCTTTTATTTGCCCAGGGTAATGTAACCAAAg GAATTCCACTACATCATACAAACAGAACAGCCAGTAATTCTAGGATTGACTTCCTTGCTAGCTTCAGAACGGCGTCATACGAAACCAGGAATGATGAGAAAGTTCTGTTTACATCTTTGTATGATGTGAACGTTCCAGTTGAACCAGATCAG GTTTTCAGAGATTTAATGTCAGATAGTCTGTGTTCAACATCTAAGAATTGTTTCACCAACTGTAAGGGTGCTGGGTGTTCATATGTAGTAACCTGGTTAGCAGATGGTGCAGACATGGTGTTCAACATAACTGCAAAAGTAGAATCTGGAACAGGAAACATGGCATGGATTGGCATTGGTTTTTCCTCTAATGGAAAAATG attggttcaagttttttgaTGTGCTTGAACataaatggtaattttaaaggTGAATACGGAAATTCACCACAACAATATGAAGATTATGCTCCTTTGAAAAAT atttCTCTTCCAATTATTGAGAGCTCTGCTGATGGAGATGTCCTTTATTGTTCTGTGCGAAGACCAATCACATCTCATAACAACAACATTTTTGATTTAACAAAACCATGGTATTTGCTTATTGCCCATGGATCTATTCGAAATAGACGAG GACTCCAAATAAAGCCTACTATGCACACATTTAGAGATCTAAGTAACAACAGTGTAACTTTTCTCACAGTTCAAAAAAAT AAAAATATACCTGTGAAAATAAATCCTGACAGTGAATGTGGTCTATCAAAAAGCTGTTTTCATGATTGCAATGCAACAGATTGCCATTACTTAGTTAGCTGGACCAGTGATTTGAATGATATGACATTTAACATAACAGCAAGGGTTACAGGAGTTCAGGCATATGAGAGTTGGGTAGCATTGGGATTTTCACCTGATGGTGCTATG cccAATTCAAGTTTTATAATGTGCAAGAATGGGAAAGGAACATTTTATGGACAGTATGGATATTCCTCACAGTATACACAGTTTTTTGGTATAGACAAT gTTACTTTACAAATTTCTGACAGCTCAGTAAATGGTGATATTGTTCAGTGTACAATGAAAAGACCATTAATATTTAACTCagataaaatctttaatttaacTGAAGAGTGGCATATCTTGTTTTCCTATGGTGATGTAACACTTAACCCTAATG GTGAACCAACAGCTAATTATCATAAATTTAGGATTGGTAGTACCTTTTTGACAGATTTTCAGAAGATATCAAACATACCAACCACAATGGCACCTTCAACAGACACTACAGCAGCAAAT TCTCCAGATAAGATAACACTTGATCCAGAGTGTGGTAAAACTAAAGGATGTTTCCCAACATGTTCTggttcatcatgttcatcacTGGTCACATGGCAAAAAAATGGAGATTACATTCTATTTGAGATAGCAGAAGAAATTTCATTGACCATCGACAACAGATGGATAGCTATAGGATTTTCTGGAAATCAGCTAATg GGAAATACAAGTGTTATAATGTGTCAGCATAAGAATGGTAATGTTTCCTTTGATCTTGGATATAATAATGGTTATAGCTTTCAAACATTGGCTGAG AATATGTCATCAAAAATGATCAGTAATGCATCCCTCACTGTTTCTGGGAAAGTTATGAGATGTACTCTTCGTAGAACAATTAATTCAGCAGATCCTCAAGTATTTGATCTAAACAATGAATGGTTCATTCTGATGGCAAATGGACCTATAAATAATG GTAATCCAGGTCATCATGAGGTTGACCCAAAATCAACTGCATCTAAAGAAAACTTTATTAACATCACTAGAGTAACCACTGCTGGACCAACAACCAGTCCTGAGTCAACAAGTCCATCTACACAAGTAACAACACAT TCTCCAGATAAGATAACACTTGATCCAGAGTGTGGTAAAACTAAAGGATGTTTCCCAACATGTTCTGGTTTATCATGTTCATCACTGGTCACATGGCAAAAAAATGGAGATTACGTTCTATTCGAGATAGCAGAAGAGATCTCATTGACCACCGACAACAGATGGATAGCTATAGGATTTTCTGGTGATCAAGAGATG ggAGCAACTAGTGTAATTATGTGTGAACATAAAACCAGTGGTGATACCTTTGTAATGGGATATAATGATGGCTATACATTTAAAACTTTGACTGTG AATGGGAAATCTTCTTTGATAAAGGATCCATCATTAACTGTGACAGGAAATATTATGAGATGTAGTCTACAACGTGCAATTAATTCAACAGATCCCCAAGTTTATGACTTAAATAGTCAGTGGTATGTTCTGATGGGTAATGGACCAATTACATCAG GTACACCTGAAAGACATGAGCATCCACCAAAAGTCACCTCTTCCAAAGTAAACTTGCAGGGATTCAGTAAAGAGGAGGGAGGAGTACAGACATCAGCAGTTATAAAGATTCATG GATGCCTGATGATAATAGCCTGGATATTATTCTCTAGTATTGGAATCATACTTGCCAGACACTTTAAGAAGCATTGGTCAGATTCTTCATGCATGAAGCagaaaatttggtttcag ATTCACAGAACATGCATGGTATTGGCAGTACTACTGACCTTAGTAGGCTTTATACTAATATTGGTGCATACTAAAGGTTATAGAGAG ttaacAGAAATAGGAGACAAGAGTTATGTTAACTATCATCCTATACTTGGAATAGTTGTTTTTTCACTTGCACTTTTAAAt CCAATAATTGCAATGTTTCGTTGTGCACCAGACCATGAACACAGACCTTTATTTAACTGGTTTCATTCAATAGTTGGAACAAGTGCACATATAGTTGGAG CTATAACTGTTGGATTTGGAGTGAATATATCTAAAGCTAATGTAGATAGTACTGCAAATTACATTTTGATAGAGTATGCTATTGCCTTTGTTGTTATAGAATTTTTCCTAGCTCGTCTTTCACAACAACCAAATACTCCAG ataaaaacGTTTTCAATCTTTCTGCTTCagaaaaggaaaaacaaaat gaaagtGGTGCTAtgaagtttgttttgtttcttcatGTTATTGCCATGACAACAAGCTGTGCTATGTTGGTTTACCTTGTGCTACAGGCTTAG